In Zingiber officinale cultivar Zhangliang chromosome 1A, Zo_v1.1, whole genome shotgun sequence, the DNA window tcaatagttgcttctGCATTATTTTGCAAATCTATCTGGGCTATCAGAAAGGTTTGCGCCGTTGACCGATCCAGCACCCAAGTAGTTAAGGAACTGGCCATCTTTGCTAACTCGTCTGCCTGCTCATTCTCCGACCTGGGTATCTTGGTTACAGTGACCTCTATGAATTTtgccttcatcttctcataagcttccCGATACATTTGCAATTTATCACAGTTTATCATAAAGTTGCCGGTAACTTGCTGAGTCACTAACTGGAAATCTGAATAAACAATTATTCGGGCGGCCCCTACATGTCTGGCTGCTTGCAGTCCGGCCAACaaagcctcatactctgcctcattgttcgTGGCTCGAAAATTCAATCGAACCGCCAACTGAAGTATATCTCCTTGAGGAGATATTACCAAGACCCCCACCCCGCTTCCATGATGATTAGCAGACCCGTCCACATAGATCTTCCATATTTCTTCAGAGCTAGTTTGATGTACTTCTGTTAAGAAATCTGCCAAGGCCTGTGCCTTAATAGCGGTGCGCGACtggtactgtatgtcatattctcccaactttgtggcccatttgataagccaACCCACAACTTCTACATTAGTTAGCGCTCTCCCCATAGTGTTGTTGGTTAGGACAGTGATAGGATGCGACAAGAAATAGGGTCTTAACCGCTGAGCCATAAGGACCAGTCCATAAACTAACTTTTCGAGAGCCATGTATCGGGACTCAGCTCCTTTCAATAAATGGCTAAAGAAATACACTAGCCGTTCTACATTATCATGTTCTTTTACGAGCACGGCCCCTACAGCCTCATGGGtggccgacaaatatacccataaAGGCTCTCCTACAACTGGCTTAAAGAGAGAAGGGAGAGTCTCCAAGTACTTCTTCAGTTCTTCGAATGCTCGggtgcattcttcatcccattgaaatttggagGCCTTTCTTAGCACCTTGAAGAAAGAAGCAGCTCGGTCTGCAGATCTAGAAATGAATCTTGACAGCGTAGTTATTCGGCCGACCAGCTTTTGGGTTTCTTTAAAATTCTGAGGCGGCTGCATATCCTTGAGCACTTGCACTTTTTCAGGATTGACTTCTATTCCTCGCTCAGTCACCAGgtaacccaagaattttcctcccttaGCTCCAAATAAGCACTTCAAGGGATTGAGCTTCAGCCCATATTGCCTAAGAGTCCTGCACGTTTCCTCCACATCTTTGATCAAGTTTTCGGCCAacggggatttgatgagtatatcatctacatagacctccacatttcgcccgatctgctcccggaagattttatccatcattcgCTAGTATGTGGCTCCGGCGTTCCTGAGGCCAAAGGGAATGACAATATAACAGAAAGTACTGTCAGCcgtaataaaactaaccttcttttgatcttcccgggctagaggtatctgatgatacccctggtaGGCATCCAGCATACATATTCtctcgcagccggccgtggagtccaccatttgatctatccggggcagaggatagcagTCTTTAGGGCTGGCCTGGTTGAGGtctcgaaaatctatgcatactcttcacttattgttgggcttctttacCAAGACTACATTGGAGAGCCATGATGGGAACTGAACCTCCCGCACATGTCCTGCTTTTTTGAGCTGATCCACCTcggctcttattattttattctgaTCAGCTgagaaatttcttttctttttctttacagGCCGGGAATCAGGTAATAGATGCAACTTGTGCTCAGCCACTTCCGGCTTGACCCCAGGAAGTTCCTCAGCAGACCAGGCAAAGGCATCCCGGTTGCGGATTAAGCACTGAATCAATTCCTCTCTGAGGGGAGAAGGAAGGTCGCTTGCCACCCGGGTCAAACTTTCAGGTCGCTCAGCGTGTAGTTGTACTTCTTCCCAAGGGATGGGTTCTTCAActataggcagaggctcctcttgaaCAGCATGAACACCTCCATCTTGCATCCTCTAATTTTTTCGAGCCTCGACTCGGACCATGTCAATGTAGCACCGGCGAGAAACCCTCTGTTCtcctttgacttccccgacctgctcgcccgcggtaaatttgattttttgatggaaGGTCGAGACAGCGGCCCCAAATTCATGCAAGGCGGGCCTTCCTAGAATAACATTGTACGAAGAAGGGGAGTCCACTactataaaggtgctcctccttgtgcgcaccaacggctcggtgcccaaagatatggccaacttaatctgacccattggcttcacttcattgcctgtaaatCCATACAGAGATGTGGCCACAGGTTGAAGTTCAGCGGCATCAATTTGCATTTCTTCGAATGCGGTCCTGAATagaatgttgactgagctccctgtgtcaatgaaaactcGAGCCACTCGGCTGTTGGCAATAATGGCTTTAATGATGAGAGCATTGTCATGAGGTAACTCCAGGTCCTCCAGGTCTGCTGGCCCAAAACTGATAACAGGGCCAGCAGCTTGCTCCTGACTGCATCCGACGGCATGAACCTCCAAGCGTCGAACATGAGACTTGCGGGCTCTCCCTGAATCTCCGTCAGTCGGTCCTCCAGAGATCATGTCGATCTCTCTGATAGCTGCATTACCTCTGTTTTCGACCTCCCGTGATCCTTCTGGCTCTTTTCCCCGACCAGGCTGATGAGTGCTAGGCCCTGCAAGGTCGGGATGAGATGGTCCGGCCTGTCCTGCCCCCCTTTGTTCTTCCATCATCTTGATCAACTGAGGAGCTAGCTCGGGTGGAGGCAAACCCATCTCGGCGGCTCGCTTAGAGTTTCGAGCGAACTGAAAACAACGGTTAGTATCATGCGTACGTGACCTATGATAGGTATAGTACCGATTATTCCCTGGCCCTGGTCGGGGAACATGTACAGCAGCAACTCGAGGGGCAAGTCGAATTTCTGGTCTAGGATGAAAGGCGGGTCTGGCTTCCCGGGCTCGCGGCAGAGGTTGAGGAGGTGGTTGAGGCGCTCTTCTTTCCTGCTTGTTGGTGGAGGGAAGTGGTCTTTCAGCCTTCCTTCGAGCTGCTTGTGtttcttccaccttgatgtaggaagtagctttttccaccatctcatcaaaattccgaaCGGGATTTTTGATAAGATCTCTAAAGAATTCACCTTCTTCTAATCCATGGGAGAAGACACTCATCAGAATCTCTGAAGTGGCAGTGGGGACAtcttgagccacttgattaaaaCGGTTGATATAACTTCTCAGGGGCTCAGTCGGCCCTTGCTTCAGAGCGAAGAGACAATGATTTGTCTTTTGATATTTCTTGCTGCTAGCAAATCGGCGCAGAAAAGTCGTTTTGAAGTCCAGGAAACAGGTGATGGACCCTTGAGGTAGCCCATCGAACCACTTTAAGGCTAAGCCAGCTAAAGTGTTCAGGAAAACTCTGCATTTGACAGCATCACTATATTGGTGCAGCAgggctgcatttttaaattttcgCAAGTGCTCTTCTGGGTCTTTGCTCCCGTCATATTCTCCGATCGACGGGGCTCTATAACCTTTAGGCAGTTTTTCATTTAGAATCCTAGCCAAGAAAGGTACTTTCTCGTCCGGATCTTCGGGAAACACCTCAGGTACAACAAGGGCCTTCCCCTTCTTCGAATCCCGCGGCAGTGAACTCTCAGCTATAGAGGCTTAAGGCTGCTCCTTCTTAAGGCTTTGTCCTTGGGGCTCTGGCTGATAATAGCCCACCCCGTGCTCTCAATAAGGATTTTGAGGAAATACCTCAGGCTGCTTTCTTTTAGAACCCCGATCTGAAACAGGGAGGGGCTCCTTGGAAGCTTCAGCAGGAGCTTGTCCTGGTCGCAAAACAGTTGCCTGTCTCTCAGAGGCTGCCAACcttttggcctccttgaagagctcgtactctccGGCGGTCATAGTGATATGAATACGGCCAGACTCCTCTATCGTCATGTTCCGGCACAGGttgtgtgttcccacagacggcgccaaatttgatcccgtccggaagctgagtcagatgaaggcggACCTTGTTGTGCAaaaagttgacggagagtcgttgaGATGTTGAATCAGCGAGGTACCCCCTGGAAAGGTTCACACGGGCAGTCCTACGGAGAGAAACGATCAGGATGATGGCGCTAttactctgcacacactcagacgagtccaccaatcgttagagaccagaatccagggaaaaagtccccgggttaggccctccgacgctcaagtcaggtacttttttccaagaaatcacagagaaaggatgaaaagtaaaagactggtaagaaaatgacgagtgagcgtacctctgtaagggacaaagcatccctttttatactgcaactgaggcttctagaacctggcgaatgtcagggaatgtcggatgtcaggctttgtctggcggtggtcgACACGTGGCTTTCTCTTATAGGATGGCGGAGAAACCAAGAGGAGTATGAGCCTCCcccgttagaatattccctgacatgtgatgattgttctctgacaggtggttacgattccttgcagATCTATTTATCATGTAGTGTATGACCCCCTGACCCACCTTCGTCTGCGTCATCTAAAGCATATACATCTCGATCTGCACGATGGATCTAGTTCTTGACCCGCATTTGCTTACCGTtgtccaaggcatgtacgtcccgacatGCACGCTGGGTCAGACTCTCGACCTGTAtttgcttattgctatccaaggcttgtacgtcccgacctgcacgctgggtcagaCTCTCGACCCGTAtttgcttattgctatccaaggcatgtacgtcccgacctgcacgctgggtctgactcTCGACCCGTATTTGCTTATttctatccaaggcatgtatgtcccgacctgcacgctgggtctgactcTCGACCCGTActtgcttattgctatccaaggcacgtacgtcccgacctacacactgggtctgattcccgacccgcatctgcttattacaatccaaggcatgtacgttccgacctgcacactgggtctgattcccgacccgcatctgcttattgcaatccaaggcatgtacgtcccgacctgcacgctggatcTGATTCCCGgcccgcatctgcttattgctatccaaggcatgtacgtcccgacctgcacgctgggtctgattcccgacccgcatctgtttATTGtaatccaaggcatgtacgtcccgacctgcacgctaggtctgacTCTCGACCCGTAattgcttattgctatccaaggcacGTACGTTCCatcctgcacgctgggtctgattctcgacccgcatctgcttattgcaatccaaggcatgtacgtcccgacctgcacgctgggtctgactcTAGGCCTAGGATCCTTGGCTTGAATGTCCCACCCTGGACGCCAGGTTTGCAACCAGATTCGTTTATTCGCAATCTCCATCCTTAGCTATATCTGGCCCACGGGCCCGTTTATCAATCACTATCAGGGTTGGTCTTATAATCCCCTCTGACCACCCGGTCTGCTGAGACTTTGACTCTGGCCACGTAACCTGGACTTTTGACCCCCTTGATCTCCACATCGGCTTGACTGTTGACCTGCCACAAGGGGCTTGACTTTTGAATTTCTTGCCTGCCAGGTCatcttgacttctgaccctctcGTGGTCTTGACTCATGACCACATCATCCTACTGACCCTATAAAATAAGCACCGTATCAGTAGGAGAAACAAGAGCCTTTTCAATTCAAGACCATGGATATTGCATTAGAGTTCATTGCATCAGTTCCCCAAATTCGATGTTGGAAACCAAAATGAGCTGCAAGAACAATCAGAAATCGGGACCCATGGAGAACCAAGAACATCGTCATCCACACTAAAATCGCCAAGAGTATAGGTCCAGAAGCTCGATTCCTCAAGAACCCGAACAGAAAGCTAGATCATTCACCATCACACGGAAAATTGAAAGGTAACATCACAACCTAGAGTCAGAACCTTGCGGAGAACATCATGAAAATCCTAACTCGGACATGAACATCACCAAATGAAACAATCGAAGTCATAAAAAGGCATTCCAGCATCTCCTAGGTTCCAATCCCATGCCTCACAGGTCTCACAGTTGCATAAGGAAATgtacttgccttctcttcttgttttctccgACCAAAAACCCTCGCCCAGCCGCTAAGCGCCGCTCGTGGACGACTGGAGACCACCGTGCCTGGTCGTGACACCCTCAACGAACTCGCCCGCGTTTGGTGCCCATGGAGTGGTGTTTGGTCGTTCTCAGAGGCCAGTGACGGGCTTCGTCGCGTGTGCCTGAAGTGACGAAGGGGAACGGATTGAGTGGCGGCTCGGAAGAGGAAGGGGAAGTAGGGTTCAGCGGTGTTGGGATTTTGAGGGAAAGGGTTAAAGGGGTTTATATCATAGCTAGGGTACTCTTTAGGTTAAAATTATTAATGTTAATCtcaaaaatttttctaaaatccgTATAAATATTATTTCCCTCTTAATATATATGTAtagatatatatatttaaatatatataattataattccttaagtaatatttatgaaatcttacaagatctcTCTTCTAGTTGCTTATCTTACTTACTATTTACAGTCATTGACTTACCTCTTGACCCACTAGGTTTTTCTGCCAATTGTCAGGACTACATACTCAATTGAACTTCAGCTAGTTATTAGGTCCTGTAAACTCAGCTGAACTTCATACCAGATATCAGGTCATACCTTGACCTATATAGACTTCATGTCAATTATTAGGTCCtcagacctaacttgactttagcctggtgtcaggttctctagacccgtcaactcctacacacttagtaaaAGTATTAGATCATATAAAATCTGACTTTAACCATTTACCAttcatcaaaactaaggttcaattATTAGTGTCAACTGCACtaaaaatctccccctttttgatataatgacaatgtaggttaaagttagaaaaaaaatatgtaaaaCAGTAAGAGAAAAGTTAATAGAAATGATGCTCATTCTCTTAAGTTTTGGATTTTCGATATTTTCTAAGTTTTACCCTTATtatcctccccctttgtcattaataaaaaaaatctacaagAAAACAATAAGAATTTTGAGCACCAACTATTAGATAAAAATAGTGAACAGATTTAGGGTgctaaacctatttttgaaagaatttcaaaatattttcaaagtagtTCAATGCATTATTTATAGAATTACGTTAAAAGAGagttttcaagaatttttttatatatttgcaAGGATATTTGAAAAGACAAGTTAttcaagatatttttaaaattatttttgaaacattTTTTCACAAATTTCGAAgtagattttcaaaaaaaaaatttaaaaattcaaagtaGTTGTttcaaagattttcaaataagattttcaaacatatttcaaaaatttgcaaagtaatatttttcaagtatttttaaagtaaattttttaagCAAGTTTTCAAAGAGTTTTGTGAGAGAATTTTCAATATACTTTACAaaggaattttcaaagtattttgttaaaaaattgtgtaaaataaaaaaaatatttttaaagctgtTTCTCCCTCTTAAcctgatattattttaaaaataatcatcTAAAAATTCATCCTTAACTATCTAACATCTAATTACTAACCAACTACCAAAAGATAGTatttttcacttgattagtcaaggtAAGTACATTTATCCAGCTAGTTATTCACTAGGaaggactacttaacttgattaatatgctTTGGTATTTTTTGTCTAGATTTATATTGATACACTGATATAAGTATCTGAAGTTCATGCAAGACCCTAtgtatctcacaccattctaaatgTTTGCATGCACAAATAAGGTAATCCTAATGTATTTGTGAAATACTAATTACCTAAAACTATAGGTGCATGCTTTCTAGGAGAAAAGCTTAGGCTACGTCCAtaacttaatcatttttttatatataaaaaaacatataagaataagaaaaaatCTCTAATATATATGTGTCAGTAACAAAGTCAACTACAAGAAGAATGAGCAAATCAAGTCTAAGTACACATCTATCTCAAAATACAAAATCTGATCATTTATTATGGAGGTGGAGTGTGGCTTGATCTCCAGGATCAGAGCATATCCATCAGCTCGAGGTGACGTGTTTGCTTATCCTCCCTAAAAATGTACATCTCCTACCGGAAACTAGTCAGGGACAACTCAAGATGGATAGAAGACTCCTTAAGTCTAATGACTCTGTCATCTAAAGTAGGTGGGTCTGGTAACTAAAGAAGATCAGCAAGAATGTTAGGCATGTCCTCCTCCTTTGTTAGGTCTGGGTCAAGCAGAGGTTGAGTTATTGGGTTAGGCTGATGCAGGGCCTCTTTCCTCCAGGATATGACTCCATGATCGTCTATATGAACACCATCTAATGACAGGTTCCTACCACCTACTATGTCAAACTCATTTAGGACTTTAACTGTCACGCCCCGggtgagtctctaccgaaaaatttcggcagcatctcccctgtaccggtgacaatctgaacattacatacaagcaaaatacatcatccacaagcggctggaatatatgtgcacaaaagaaacacaaccacgcagttaatattcaCAACCTACCCGGCTggataaaagaaatgaaaagaatcatACAACTAATACGTAGCCCACACGGCTATGTCAAAAAAACACAACGGAAAGTCGAAAGGGAAACCCACAAACACATAAGTCCACAAAAACCACATCACAGGTATGAAGTCCGGAGTACAAGTATCGAAACACAACCAGTACTCAAAATACAACGAATACGAAATGTGGATAAGGAAAAGCAAAACCAAAACTCATCCCTCGGATATGACACGGGAAATGGGACCGGCTGACAGTATGCTCCAAGCATCTCCATATCATCTATCTACTGCCTGAAAATCAAAATGGTATAGACGGGGTAGTGAGTACAGGGAACTCAGCAGGTACAGAGAGGATAAAGCATGGTCTACATAATGAGATAGAAATCAAAGAATACAGTCTCCTAAGTAAAGAATAGAATCATGAGGTATAGTACATCTAACTATATCTAATACAACAATGGTATATGAATGAacctgaca includes these proteins:
- the LOC122002198 gene encoding uncharacterized protein LOC122002198, which codes for MQPPQNFKETQKLVGRITTLSRFISRSADRAASFFKVLRKASKFQWDEECTRAFEELKKYLETLPSLFKPVVGEPLWVYLSATHEAVGAVLVKEHDNVERLVYFFSHLLKGAESRYMALEKLVYGLVLMAQRLRPYFLSHPITVLTNNTMGRALTNVEVVGWLIKWATKLGEYDIQYQSRTAIKAQALADFLTEVHQTSSEEIWKIYVDGSANHHGSGVGVLVISPQGDILQLAVRLNFRATNNEAEYEALLAGLQAARHVGAARIIVYSDFQLVTQQVTGNFMINCDKLQMYREAYEKMKAKFIEVTVTKIPRSENEQADELAKMASSLTTWVLDRSTAQTFLIAQIDLQNNAEATIDWRAPMISYLRQGILPTDPEESRLIRRQAHAYVMIGDQLYKRSFSRPLLKCLGVEEADQTLREIHLGCCGNHVGSRTLSRKVLLAGYFRPTLQRDAHKLVNTCLSCQKHQNLTHRPTTLLRTSIVSCPFDQWGMDIVVSFPMAPGQRRFLLVAMDCFSKWVEAEVLARITEDVVIQFLWKNILCRFGIPHKLVSDNGRQFQGQ